The Agromyces sp. LHK192 genome includes a window with the following:
- a CDS encoding type I restriction endonuclease subunit R: protein MLESEIAEHLAANGWLYSPTDAGYDRELALFPEDVVGWLEETQPEEFAKVVRPGDTEVQRATGARSILDRLVKALDNDPLKHGGTIRILHEGFSMVPAVGGAVKFKLAQFRPATTNNPVTLDAYAKMRVRVMRQVHYAAKHPNKALDLVLFVNGIPVSTIELKTDFTQPIENAVEQYRFDRSPAGEPLFAFAKRSLVHFVVSNSEVRMTTKLVGANTRFLPFNRGHDQGAGNPVNPDGSASSYFWEEILQRDAWLSLLGSFVHLQVEVDVDPDTGKKTKTEKVLFPRYHQWRAVTRLVEAARVEGPGNRYLVQHSAGSGKTNSISWLAHRLSQLHDDANERVFDTVVVVTDRTVLDKQLQDAISQFEKQAGVVQSITKDGGESKSKQLADALTGGKHIVIVTIQSFEALITAIQTLPELQGRRFAVIADEAHSSQTGSTAGALTKVLSPAEQASVAEGAPIDSDAYLQWAMMVTAKAPNISYFAFTATPKAKTLELFGRVPDANGAVVASTGLDGSVAPPEPFDLYSMRQAIEEGFILDVLANYTPYKVAWQLQHPGADYDGLDEVDESTAVKALVQYVRLHPTNISQKAKVVVDHFRTYVQSELDGKAKAMVVTGSRKEAVRWKKYLDQYLASSQVQGVRALVAFSGTVDDPEDVGEGLTEKTQNDRLHTTDLAEAFKPSTYNVMIVAEKFQTGFDQPRLVAMYVDKQLGGVQAVQTLSRLNRTYPGKEKTFVLDFVNEPGDVLDAFLPYFRGAQLTALTDPNLIYDLVGKLDSAGIYTMQEVEQAFDAALMGGANANSKVTAATAPAVSRFNTRWVSAVLDGDKAEQDELKLFKADVGQFVKFYDFISQARNLEDTDLPRRHYFFRRILPQMSTATYDDPVDISKVSLVGVQISAGESVQLKLGQGPGLDPISAIGSGAVHEKHRSALEAIIAKLNERFGDKYAPGAVDITIGGVLGRLALDSDLVQQAEVNTPEQFKESPALAKAFNKAMLGTRDETPRIVDDVFGDTGIYQELSKALPAMLYEFLRNSQGGDPE from the coding sequence CAAGCTGGCGCAGTTCCGGCCGGCGACGACGAACAATCCGGTCACGTTGGACGCGTACGCGAAGATGCGGGTGCGGGTGATGCGGCAGGTGCACTACGCCGCGAAGCATCCGAACAAGGCGTTGGATCTGGTGCTGTTCGTCAACGGCATCCCGGTGTCGACGATAGAACTGAAGACGGACTTCACTCAGCCGATCGAGAACGCGGTCGAGCAGTACCGGTTCGATCGGTCGCCGGCGGGGGAGCCGTTGTTCGCGTTCGCGAAGCGGTCGCTGGTGCATTTCGTGGTGTCGAACTCCGAGGTGCGGATGACGACGAAGCTCGTCGGCGCGAACACGCGGTTCCTGCCGTTCAACCGCGGGCATGACCAGGGGGCGGGGAATCCGGTGAACCCGGATGGGTCGGCGTCGTCGTACTTCTGGGAGGAGATCCTGCAGCGCGACGCGTGGCTGTCGCTGCTCGGGTCGTTCGTGCACCTGCAGGTCGAGGTCGACGTCGATCCCGACACGGGGAAGAAGACGAAGACCGAGAAGGTGCTGTTTCCGCGGTACCACCAGTGGCGGGCGGTGACGAGGCTCGTCGAGGCGGCGCGCGTCGAGGGCCCGGGCAATCGGTACCTGGTACAGCATTCGGCGGGGTCGGGCAAGACGAACTCGATTTCGTGGCTCGCGCATCGGCTGTCGCAGTTGCACGACGACGCGAATGAGCGGGTGTTCGACACCGTGGTCGTGGTGACCGATCGGACGGTGCTCGACAAGCAGTTGCAGGATGCGATCTCGCAGTTCGAGAAGCAGGCCGGCGTGGTGCAGTCCATCACGAAGGATGGCGGGGAGTCGAAGTCGAAGCAACTCGCCGACGCGCTCACGGGTGGCAAGCACATCGTGATCGTGACGATCCAGTCGTTCGAGGCGCTGATCACCGCGATCCAGACCCTGCCCGAGCTGCAGGGGCGCAGGTTCGCGGTGATCGCGGACGAAGCGCACTCGTCGCAGACCGGGTCGACTGCGGGAGCGCTGACGAAGGTGCTTTCGCCGGCAGAGCAGGCCTCGGTCGCCGAGGGTGCACCGATCGATTCGGACGCGTACCTGCAGTGGGCGATGATGGTCACAGCGAAGGCGCCGAACATCTCGTACTTCGCGTTCACGGCGACACCGAAGGCGAAGACGCTCGAGCTGTTCGGGCGTGTGCCCGACGCGAATGGCGCGGTCGTGGCATCCACTGGTCTTGATGGTTCGGTGGCGCCACCGGAGCCGTTCGATCTGTACTCGATGCGGCAGGCGATCGAGGAGGGGTTCATTCTCGACGTGCTCGCGAACTACACCCCGTACAAGGTGGCGTGGCAGTTGCAGCATCCCGGCGCTGACTACGACGGGCTCGACGAGGTCGACGAGTCGACCGCGGTGAAGGCGCTCGTGCAGTACGTGCGGCTGCACCCGACGAACATTAGCCAGAAGGCGAAGGTCGTCGTCGATCACTTCCGCACGTACGTGCAGTCGGAGCTCGACGGCAAGGCGAAGGCGATGGTCGTCACCGGGTCGCGCAAGGAAGCGGTGCGGTGGAAGAAGTACCTCGACCAGTACCTCGCCTCGTCGCAGGTGCAGGGGGTGCGTGCGCTCGTCGCGTTCTCGGGGACGGTCGACGACCCTGAGGATGTCGGTGAGGGGCTGACCGAGAAGACGCAGAACGACCGGCTGCACACGACTGATCTCGCGGAGGCGTTCAAGCCGTCGACGTACAACGTGATGATCGTCGCGGAGAAGTTCCAGACCGGGTTCGACCAGCCGCGGTTGGTCGCGATGTACGTCGACAAGCAGCTCGGTGGGGTGCAGGCCGTGCAGACGCTGTCACGGCTGAACCGGACGTACCCGGGCAAAGAGAAGACGTTCGTGCTCGACTTCGTGAACGAGCCGGGAGACGTGTTGGATGCGTTCCTGCCGTACTTCCGTGGCGCGCAGTTGACAGCGCTGACCGACCCGAACCTCATCTACGACCTGGTCGGGAAGCTGGACTCGGCCGGGATCTACACGATGCAGGAGGTCGAACAGGCGTTCGATGCCGCGCTGATGGGCGGGGCGAACGCGAACTCGAAGGTGACGGCGGCAACAGCGCCCGCCGTCTCACGGTTCAATACCCGCTGGGTGTCGGCCGTACTCGACGGTGACAAGGCGGAGCAAGACGAGCTGAAGCTGTTCAAGGCGGATGTCGGCCAGTTCGTGAAGTTCTACGACTTCATCTCGCAGGCCCGGAACCTCGAGGACACCGACCTGCCGCGCCGGCATTACTTCTTCCGCCGGATTCTGCCGCAGATGTCGACCGCGACGTACGACGACCCGGTCGACATCTCGAAGGTGTCGCTCGTCGGCGTGCAGATCAGCGCGGGGGAGTCGGTGCAGCTCAAGCTCGGACAGGGGCCTGGGCTCGACCCGATCTCGGCGATCGGGTCGGGCGCGGTGCACGAGAAGCACCGGTCGGCGCTCGAGGCGATCATTGCGAAGCTGAATGAGCGATTCGGCGACAAGTACGCGCCTGGTGCCGTGGATATCACGATCGGCGGGGTGCTCGGGCGGCTTGCCCTGGATAGTGACCTCGTTCAACAGGCTGAAGTGAACACGCCGGAACAGTTCAAGGAGTCGCCCGCACTCGCGAAGGCGTTCAACAAGGCGATGCTTGGGACAAGGGATGAGACACCCCGGATCGTCGACGACGTCTTCGGTGACACGGGGATCTATCAAGAGTTGAGCAAGGCTTTGCCGGCGATGTTGTACGAGTTCCTCCGCAATTCGCAAGGAGGCGATCCGGAGTGA